From one Streptomyces sp. NBC_01478 genomic stretch:
- a CDS encoding L,D-transpeptidase, whose protein sequence is MTTPDIAARRVLGAIAALVVGTLTLSACGGNASADADTNSKGGGGTSVKTSTAKIVISAKDGSTNASINATGVRVSDGKLTDVKMTVSGSGQAVDGAISADGASWKPKEQLERGTKYQISATAKDSSGKTAAANSIFTTVTSGNSFIGTYTPDNGTTVGVGMPVSFTFDKVISDQKAVQSHITVTSSSGQQVVGHWFGAQRLDFRPQDYWKAGSKVTMKIDLDGVQGANGVYGVQKKTVSFTIGRSQVSTVDVNTQTMTVVRDGQTLKSLPISSGSPEHTTYNGQMVISEKFTQTRMNSQTVGLGGEYDIPDVPHAMRLTTSGTFIHGNYWYNKANPPFGQTGTSHGCVGLADVQGAQGATNAKWFYDNSLVGDVVIVKNSPDKTVAPDNGLNGWNLGWSEWTAGSAA, encoded by the coding sequence GTGACAACGCCGGACATAGCAGCGCGGCGCGTACTGGGGGCCATCGCCGCCCTGGTGGTCGGCACCCTCACCCTCAGCGCGTGCGGCGGGAACGCCAGCGCGGACGCCGACACCAACAGCAAGGGTGGCGGCGGGACGTCCGTGAAGACGTCGACCGCGAAGATCGTCATCTCGGCGAAGGACGGTTCGACGAACGCGTCCATCAACGCGACCGGCGTGCGGGTCAGCGACGGCAAGCTGACCGACGTGAAGATGACGGTCTCGGGGTCGGGGCAGGCCGTGGACGGGGCGATATCCGCGGACGGCGCGAGCTGGAAGCCGAAGGAGCAGTTGGAGCGCGGGACCAAGTACCAGATATCGGCGACGGCGAAGGACTCGAGCGGCAAGACCGCCGCCGCCAACTCCATCTTCACCACGGTCACTTCGGGCAACAGCTTCATCGGGACGTACACGCCGGACAACGGGACGACGGTCGGTGTGGGGATGCCGGTGTCGTTCACCTTCGACAAGGTGATCAGCGACCAGAAGGCCGTGCAGTCGCACATCACGGTCACGTCCAGCAGCGGGCAGCAGGTCGTGGGGCACTGGTTCGGGGCGCAGCGGCTCGACTTCCGGCCGCAGGACTACTGGAAGGCCGGTTCCAAGGTCACGATGAAGATCGACCTGGACGGCGTGCAGGGCGCGAACGGCGTCTACGGCGTGCAGAAGAAGACCGTGAGCTTCACCATCGGCCGTTCGCAGGTGTCCACGGTCGACGTGAACACGCAGACCATGACGGTCGTGCGGGACGGCCAGACCCTCAAGTCGCTGCCGATCTCCTCGGGCAGCCCGGAACACACCACGTACAACGGGCAGATGGTGATCTCCGAGAAGTTCACGCAGACGCGGATGAACAGCCAGACGGTCGGTCTTGGCGGCGAGTACGACATCCCGGACGTGCCGCACGCGATGCGGCTGACCACGTCGGGGACGTTCATCCACGGCAACTACTGGTACAACAAGGCGAATCCGCCCTTCGGCCAGACCGGCACCAGTCATGGTTGTGTCGGGCTCGCGGACGTACAGGGCGCGCAGGGTGCGACGAACGCCAAGTGGTTCTACGACAACTCCCTCGTCGGGGACGTCGTGATCGTGAAGAACTCCCCCGACAAGACGGTCGCCCCGGACAACGGGCTCAACGGCTGGAACCTGGGGTGGAGCGAGTGGACCGCCGGAAGTGCCGCCTGA